A single genomic interval of Sceloporus undulatus isolate JIND9_A2432 ecotype Alabama chromosome 2, SceUnd_v1.1, whole genome shotgun sequence harbors:
- the SOCS3 gene encoding suppressor of cytokine signaling 3, producing the protein MVTHSKFPSAGMSHPLDTSLRLKTFSSKSEYQLVLNAVRKLQESGFYWSAVTGGQANLLLSAEPTGTFLIRDSSDQRHFFTLSVKTESGTKNLRIQCEGGSFSLQSDPHSSQPVPRFDCVLKLVHHYMPLPEHQQHQHPGEVSRPKRAYYIYSGGEKIPLVLSRPLSSNVSTLQHLCRKTVNGHLDSYEKMTQLPGPIKEFLNQYDAPF; encoded by the coding sequence ATGGTCACCCACAGCAAGTTCCCCAGTGCCGGGATGAGCCACCCGCTGGACACCAGCCTGCGCCTCAAAACTTTCAGCTCCAAGAGCGAATACCAGCTGGTGTTGAACGCTGTGCGCAAGCTGCAGGAGAGCGGCTTCTATTGGAGTGCAGTGACAGGCGGGCAGGCCAACCTACTGCTGAGCGCCGAGCCCACTGGCACCTTCCTTATCCGTGACAGCTCGGATCAGCGCCACTTCTTCACTCTCAGTGTCAAGACAGAGTCTGGTACCAAAAACCTGCGGATCCAGTGTGAAGGGGGCAGCTTCTCACTCCAGAGCGACCCCCACAGCAGCCAACCTGTCCCGCGCTTTGACTGTGTCCTGAAGCTGGTCCATCACTACATGCCTCTCCCTGAGcatcagcagcatcagcatcCAGGGGAGGTGTCACGCCCCAAGCGTGCCTACTACATCTATTCTGGGGGAGAGAAGATCCCCTTGGTGCTGAGCCGCCCCCTCTCCTCCAACGTCTCCACTCTGCAGCATTTGTGCCGTAAGACAGTCAATGGCCACTTGGACTCCTATGAGAAGATGACCCAGCTCCCGGGTCCCATCAAAGAATTCCTCAACCAGTACGATGCACCCTTCTAA